Sequence from the Mobula hypostoma chromosome 11, sMobHyp1.1, whole genome shotgun sequence genome:
GAACAGATTGTCatttgaagaacatttgatggctctgagcctgtattcactaaaattcagaagaatgaggggtgacctaattgaaacctatcaaatgttgaaaggccttaaaaggatggatgtaaagaggatgtttcctgtggtaggagagtctgagaccagaggacacagccccagaatagaggggtgtccttttagaatggagatgaggaggaatttctttagccagagagtggtgaatctgtggaattctttgccacaggcagctgtggaggtcaagtctttatgtatatttaaggcagaggttgatagattcttgattagtcagggcttgaagggatacagggagaaggagggagattggggctgagaggaaaattggatcagccatgaagaaatggcggagcagacttgacaggccaaggcctaattttgctcccatatCTTTTGCTTGAGTGGTCTATGGATCTCTGGACTTAAGGCACCAGCTCTACCAGCTGCACCATGGGTTCTTCCTTCAGAGCCATCATTTGGCTTGGagtacacaaaaaaaacaaatgctaaaAGCACAAAcaattaaaaccataagaccataaggataggagcagaattaagcctctTGTCCCATCGAGTGTTCTTCACTATTCGATCATATCtgatttatccctctcaacactacTTTGCCTTCTGTCTGTAACGTTTGACTCCCTCACtgatcgagaacctatcaacctccactttaaatctgCCCAATGTCTTGgctttcacagccatctgtggcaatgaattccacagattgccatactctggctaatgaaattcctcctcttctctgttctaaagggaggtccttctgttctaaggctgtgtcctctgatcccagactcccactataggaaacatcctctccacgtccactctatctaagcccctcaatattcaatagtttacAATCCATTGTTTTCaattcatttttctaaattccagcgagtacaggcctagagtcgTCAAACGCTTCTTAtcagttaatcctttcattcccagaatcattttcataatcCTCCTCTGGTCCCCTCCGATGCTACcagtcctttcttagatatgagtCTCGTAATTGCTCCAATaccttattaagcctcagcattacacctggcttttatattctagtcctcttgaaatgaatgctaacattgcatttaccttcctcactactgactcaacctgcaatttaacctttggggaatcctgcacaaagactcccaaagaCCTCTTTTGCACTTCTGAAGTAAAAGTGAACTATTTGATAAGTGTTACTCACCTTCTTGTACACCTATTAATCCTCAAGCCCAGAATCAGAAATCCTGTACCAGATCAGGCCTGGTGTAGGAACTGGGCAGTGTTTCCCCAGTTCAATCCCAGCAGGACTGGAATCCACTGCCGGTTTTCACGTGGAGTCCAATGAACAAACCAACTGAAAAAGTTTAGCTGCCAGTGATTGCCAACTTCAGTTCAAGGTCAGGCATCAGAGGGGCACAGCATGCTGCCTCTTAGCTCCaggaacccgggttcaattctgaccttgggtgatgtctctgtggagtttgcacatgctTCCTAGGGTTCCCTGGGAGCTCCCACATCTCAAACACATGTGGGTTAGTGGTTAAATGGCTACTCTACTTTATCCTTAGTGCAGATACGTGGTGGAAGAATCAGAGGCGAGGTTATGAGATAGAATAATTAAAAGGAGACACATTTCGAAAGCATAGAGGCAATGTCAGAGGTGAGTTTTCTACACTGAGTGTGGTGGGTATGTGGGACATGCTGCCAGTGttagtggtagaggctgatacattagggacattttgaGACtcctggatgaaagaaaaatggaaggcaatGTGGAAGGGAAGTgtgagattgatcttagggtaggttaaaaggttggcacaatattgtgggctgaaggttctGCACTGTTTAATGTTCTATGCCCATAAATGGGGGAATGAGGTTGATGTGATTGCCCTGAAGGCTGTCATAGATTCAGCGGGCTGAAGGACCTCCTTCTCTCTCTGAAGGAAGGATGAGGAGTGAAAGAACAAAAAACAGGGAGGAATTAAATATAGTAAAGGTAGTGCTGTGCTGGGAAGATTTGGTAGTGTGTACATTCCAGTGTCTCACCCATATCACTGATTACCTCCCAATATCCAGCCACAGTCACAGCAGGTAAAGTTTCCAAACCCCAGGACTGCCGAGGGAGGTGGATGGTTGAAACTGAGAGTTAATATATTGAAACCCTTCCCCAGCACACTCAGTAAGCAGCATGTGTCAGATGCCACCCTCAAGCCAGCACAGGGCATTACATTGGGAGAGACATAGGGTACAGCAAATCTATCTTGTCTTTCTTAAAGGGGAAGACCAGCAGGAGGAGCAACCTTTGCCAGGGTACagcacccctccctccttcccttttcaaACCACTTCTATTGATTTAAGTTCAAAGCAAACTTGCTGCAAGATTTTTTTCTGACATCAGTTAAAAATATTGATAATAATTTTGATATAAGACAGAGAGATTTTCTATTCTTTATTCCATTCCCAACACATTAAAAATATCACTCTCCTTTCAATTTATCACCACACTTTTGATTTTGAactatttttgtttctttcacGTGTATAAAGAGAACCACACCAGCACTTTCAACTCCCTAACACAATCCAGCTCGCAGTACACCCTACTAACATGCAAGGAAATAAATTGGAGTGACCACTTGCATAAATTATAATTTGGTTTTATTGCAAGatgtttgattaaaaaaaaaggtttcaATGATTTTGCAATGATCAAGGAGCAGACAGACCAATTTTAGATGATTTCAATGTTTCAGTGTTCAAAAGCCCAATTAATTGAgctgactttaaaaaaaatgacttGCTGCCCCAGATTTCATCCAATTCAGAAGGTGGTACAATGTCACACAGTTCCACAAAGCTCCATGCATTAGACGTTAAAGTCACTCCATTATTTTCCATTGGTGTTGCTAGAGTAATGCTTCTATTCCTTACGGGAGAGGTTTAATAGAATGTCTGCCAGCTGAATGACGGCCTTTAAGGAAGTAACTTAGTAATGATCGCTAGTGCAGTATACAAGTGCTttgttttcttatttatttattgttacctTCCTCATCTTCCTTCTTGccatcatcatgatcatcatcgtcatcatcatcgtcatcattgtCATCATCATGTCTATGCTCCTTATGATGGtggtcattatcatcatcatcatcatcattgtcatCATCATGTTTATGCTCATGATGGtggtcattatcatcatcatcatcgtcattgtcatcatcatgatcatcatcatcCTTTCTAACTATTTGATCGTCATCAttgtcatcatcatcgtcatcatcatcatcgtcatcatcatcatcgtcatcatcatcattgtcatCGTCATCCTTGTCCTTGTCGTCttcgtcgtcatcatcatcatcgtcatcatcatcatcattgtcatcatcatcgtcatcatcatcttcgtcatcatcatcatcgtcctcATCATCATCCTCCTCATCATCATCCTTATCATCATCCCCATCATTGTCATCATCTTtatcctcatcatcatcatcatcatcattgtcatcatcatcattgtcatcatcatcgtcgttatcatcatcatcatcgtccttCCCTGCTCCTACATCTTTCAAATCTTTGTGACCTCCTTCATTGCTGTCATCATCATCTGCTGCAGCAGCTCCAGTGAAGCCAGTGATGACGTTGACGTGTATGGAACACACAAAAGTTAGCAGCAAGCAGAGAAGCCAAACTCTTTGGGAAGTCATGCTGGCATCAGATTGACTCAATTCAGCAAATAAGTCCACCAGGAACTCCCGTGAGAAAAGGGTGGCGTGCAGAACACGAAGGTAGGTCCAAAACAGCAGAAAGTATTGAGGAACAACGACCTCAGGACTGTAGTCCACAAAATGGTGTGTATGCTTGATTGATAACACCGGGTGGTATGTTGTCTTGCAACActtcctctccagtagcagaagcAAATGAATCTCTTGTTGAGTCATGGGGCTTCTAATATAGCAGCTGTGATAAGGCTCTGGCATCACATTGCCATATTTGAGCGTCCACACAAGCCATAGGTCATTCACAGAGGCTCCATCTCCTCGAATGGGAGTTGCGGTGCCTTGTCATTGGCTGATTATTTAAAGATCTTTTTATCTTACATTTACCAAGCTGGTCTGTGTGTCAATCACTAGAAAACACCTCCTTCACCATCAAACCTCACAGTCAGTTCTAACAATAGCTGGGTTTTTGTGTCAGAGAAAGTAGTTGGCCGTAAATCGCTTCTCAGCTTGGACCTACCACCCATAAATGATTTTAGGTCAGAGCTGAGAGTCAGGAAAGGGATGCATTACAGAACAATGCAAACTAAATCACCTTGTTATCGAAGAATGCTTTTGGTGTGCAACGATCCCTGTTTAATCCTCaactttctgtaagtttttattgCTGTTGATGCAGActtatttggtttgtcaccaagtAGCGATTATTATTTAAGAAGTCTGCACAGTAAGAAGTCTGAGTCAGGTGGGTGTTAGAGCTCAATTCAACCTGTTTTCAGCAAAGTTGTCTTTTATTGTCTTTGTCATTCAGTAACGAATTGTGGTAATGTGATGGCTGTCTCTTCTTGCAATTTGATAGCCCTGGAGGGAAGTAATTGTTCAGCTGTTTTGAAAAGTTGAAGAGATATGAGCCAGACATGGCCAAATGGAGCTACCTTTGATGGAtacctgctggaatttagaagaataagtgaGAGGTCTCATTTAAaactaacaaatattgaaagtcaTAGAGTGGATGttcagagaatgtttccaataatggagaaatccaggaccagagggcacagcgacATTGAAAAACCAGGGCAGATGGGAATAACTCATTCAGCATGGATAAGTTGGCCCAAATGGTTTGTTCCCATGTTGTATGATTCGACGTCCATAGTGTGGGGATCTTTCTCTACTGGACACTGAGGGATACTGTGTGGCGGGAAGCCCCTCGAGCAATGGAGAGGGGTAATAcctcacaggggtactctgcaatgTGTAAAAAATGTGTTCTAAAACTATTGAGTGTAAGGATCAAACGAGACCAAGAGAGTAAAGAGTTTTGTActcttgtatttactgtatatttttattatgaataatgtttatttttgaaaatttcaGAACTGCTTCCATAGGGAGAAATTTCACACCAAGCCATTAGAACAGAAGGTAAATGGGGTCACGATAAATTGTGCAAGAAACCAGGACCAAAGGAGCAAGGGGATCTCGGAAGTTAATAATCTTGGACCATAAGAGAGGGGCAAGAATTTGGGGTGCTTGATGAGAAATAGAGGCACTAACTGCCCTTACTGAATCAATGTGCCCAGTGTAGGGAAGAGGACTCTTTATTTGctcatacaagagggcataattttagggtTCCATCTGCAAATGCAttacttcctggtggccaaatattttaattccgattcccattcccattccaacatggcctcctcttgtgccagggtggaggagcaacacttggtattccatctgggtagcctccaacctgatggcatgaatgatgatttctccttccggtaaaaaaaattccctccccctcccctcttcttctattccctactcttgcctcttacctcttctcacctgcctatcacctctctttcctctgggcactctcctcctttcctttcttctgtggtccactctcctctcctatcagattccttcttcccaaCCCACCTgaccacctttcaccttctagctatcttccttcccctcaccccacctctttattctgtcatcttcccccttgtttttcagtcctgatgaagggccttggcctgaaatatcgactgcttattcatctccacagatgctgcctgacctcttgagtttctccagcattttgtgagtgttgctttggatttgcagaatttctcgtgtttatcaTTTTAAGGAGATCGGAGGAGGGTatcgggggatgtcagaggtatgtaaTTTTTATACTGAGTGGTAAGTGCGTAGAGcgtgctgccggggtggtggcAGACACAGATACATTAGGCACACTTGacagactcttagacaggcacatgaatgatggaaaaatggagggttactgGGAGAAAAGAGTTAGATTCATCTTGTAGAAGgacggcacagcatcatgggctgtaatgttctatgttcaatgtcctCACGTTGGCTTTCTTGACACATTGTGAAAATAACCACCCATTAATATCATAAATTAGCAACTAATAAATTCTAAACCTCACCCTTGCTGAGTTTTGACTTAAACAATGTGCTGATGCTGTGGTGCGATTTATATTCTTGTGTGTGTATAGATTTCCAAGCCGCCAGCTTCTTGCTGATGAGGAATTGCTGGGACTTAGAAACCTGATCCAGATGGTTCGTGGGCCAGGAAGATTCCAGATTCCAACTGGCTGACGCCAGCCTCCTGTGATTGGACAACATTGCAACTCTGATGATTCTTCATTCCCAGTTATTCCAGAGTGTCATTATCTGTTGAGCTCACAGGTTCTGCTCCTGATATAACATTTAATGGTTTGGGTGCAGTTCTTTGCCAATACTGAAGCTCAAAGAAAATCATGGAATCACTGAAGGTAGaaaaggaagccattcagcccatcttaaCTACTCTAACTCTTGACTTCAGGCGCTCTGTATTACAGTTTCTCAAGTGAAtacaagagtctgcagatgctggaaaatggaggaacacacaagctgctggaggagctcagctggttGGGCACCATCTATGAGACTGATACAGGTTCCAGCCCGTAACGTTGACCtgctcctttcctcccacagatgcactgtaaggagtttgtacgttctttctGTAacttgcgtgggtttcctctgggtgctccggtctcctcccatggtccaaagacgtactgattggtaggttaattggtcattgtaaattgtcctgtgattaagcaaggattaaatcggggttgctgggcagtgtggcttgaagggcttgaAGGGCCTCTTCCGCGCTGTTTTgtcaataaaagcaagcaaacaagtaaataaataggcTGCTtggcatgctgagctcctccagcagattcccGTTGCATTGAGTTCGAGCGCTGAGTTCCAGACTCTGTATACAACTCATTTTTCTCAACCTTCCTCAAGTCTGCAAGATGAACATTCCACCCACTGCTCTGATCATTTACTACCGCCAACATGGACAGTGTCTACCAACTCTAGTTTGTTGTTACCTGCCGAGGCTGCTCAGAATccgaaacaggtttattatcactgatatatgtcataaaACGTGTtgcttttgcagcagcaatacagtgacatattgtatacattacagtacataaaatatgctctaagttacaataagaggCCTCCGTCGGctagggtcaaccatggattctgcgtcctagctgtctagatatgcaagccagggctgtatgatatggagagcaagctgttgcccatgtagcaagctccccctctccacacatctgatgaacccaaaggaacggcagagactgatgcagtttggcactagctatgtcgcaggagttgccagtcagcattgaacttaacataggactgccttagggaccccagctccggatttttccctcggggtttactcccgaagcctttctcatgagtgggtatagttgcaaggcagcagaggtttgagatcagagttttccttctcctagatcataaaaccataagacataggaacagaattaggccattcagcccacattcagcccattgagtctgctccaccattctatcatggctggtcccagatcccactcaaccccatacacctgccttctcaccatatcctttgatgccctgaccgatcaggatataatcaacttctgccttaaatatacgcacggacttggcctccactgcagtttgtggcagagcattccacagatttactactctctggtgaaaaaaaattcctccttacctctattcaaaagggtcgcccctcagttttgaggctgtgccgtcgagttctggatacccccaccataggaaacatcctctccacatccatcctatctagtcctttcaacattcagtaggtttcagtgagttcCCCTCACTGCCAAATGCAGCTGGTGAGTCCCGTCTACCCAAAGCGACTGGATTTACGGTGCCAGTAATccgcctttaccccttctcctgtcactagAAATGGATCTGCTGGGCTCAGAGATGTGAAGGCCAGTTGCCAGgctcggttgtcagaggctatttgatgcgcatgccattgggagcatttaaaaggtagtgggagcttgtccccattaccacccccggctataaaaATTTTAAGGAaccaaattacaataagaaatacctaataaaaataaataagtgcaAAACGAGACTAagaagtgtttgtgggttcattgtccgttctgAAATCTAGTGATGGAGGTGAAGAAGCCGTAACTAGAACGTTGAGTCTGcttcttcaggctcccgtacctcctctctGACAGTGAGACGAGAGCATGTTCCAGGTGGTGGGGGTTCTCGAGGGTGGGGAAGCTTGAGGCAATGATGAAACTtgctgaatttacaaccctcttcagctttttctgatcccatGCATTGGCCCCTTTGTTGGTACACCAATTTTTACTATTTATTCTCATTTAGAGATTACAGCATGGTGACAGGGCCTTCCagccctcaaactcctaatgaaatatagcgacggtcatgccttctttgtaattgcgtcagtatgttgggcccaggatagatcttcagagatgttgacatgcaGGAATTTGAAGCTACAGACCTTTGAGGAAAACAGGTGCATGTTGTCCAAACTTCACcatcctaaagtccacaatcttactgagtgcaaggttcaagttcaaatttaattgtcattcagccacacATGAAAACCcacgaatacagccaaataaaacagcacatataagatatcagtaaacgaCAGTCATACGAAACAATATATGGTCCAAGAAAACTGCAGCAATCTGCAGTCGAatgcaatacagcttgtcttctgccaagtgaacactggggggcagcaccatCTGCAGCTTGGGCGC
This genomic interval carries:
- the LOC134354329 gene encoding protein PFC0760c-like, which codes for MTSQRVWLLCLLLTFVCSIHVNVITGFTGAAAADDDDSNEGGHKDLKDVGAGKDDDDDDNDDDDDNDDDDNDDDDDDEDKDDDNDGDDDKDDDEEDDDEDDDDDDEDDDDDDDDNDDDDDDDDDDDEDDKDKDDDDNDDDDDDDDDDDDDDDDDDNDDDQIVRKDDDDHDDDNDDDDDDNDHHHEHKHDDDNDDDDDDNDHHHKEHRHDDDNDDDDDDDDDHDDGKKEDEEGKEGEEDEEEYKDGSICSYCAFCEHCGECDKCPCEEGDKSEHCEDCKYCQFCYVCPVICETVCKPGSYIDEFSSTIYQSIANVFDQPEH